A single Cnuibacter physcomitrellae DNA region contains:
- the infB gene encoding translation initiation factor IF-2, which produces MAAKPRVHEVAAELGVDSKVALATLKEMGQFVKGPSSSIEPPVARRLREALIASGAGAQSSGSSTAAPAKPGARPGAPTPGPKAPTPGPQQARPQGGARPGPAAPASQQAAPAPAPRSEAPRAEAPRAEAPQSEAPRQDAPRRDGDAPRPSGAAKPSSDAPRPGGPRPGAPRPGNNPFASQQGMQRPGAPRPGNNPFSSQQGMPRPGGGGGAGGAIPRPPRPGAPRPGAPRPGAPRPGAPRPGAPRPGGFQGRPGGAGGGRPGGPGAGAGAGGFQRPAGGFAGRPGGGGRGRGPGGGTAGAFGRGGGKSKARKSKRTKRAEFELRAAPSLGGVSVPRGDGSTVIRLRRGASITDFADKIDASPGNLVTVLFHLGEMATATESLDEATFEVLGEELGYKIQMVSPEDEDRELLEGFDIDLDQELEDETDEDLEIRPPVVTVMGHVDHGKTRLLDAIRNANVVAGEAGGITQHIGAYQVAVEHDSVERKITFIDTPGHEAFTAMRARGAQVTDIAILVVAADDGIMPQTIEALNHAQAAGLPIVVAVNKVDKPDANPAKVRQQLTEYNLVAEEYGGDTMFVDVSARENIGIQDLLDAVLLTADAGLDLRANPNKDARGVAIEAKLDKGRGSVATVLIQSGTLHVGDAIVAGTAYGRVRAMVDENGEPVAEATPSRPVQVQGLSSVPRAGDTFIVTDEDRTARQIAEKREAAERNASLAKARKRISLEDFTRALEEGKVEALNLIIKGDVSGAVEALEESLLKIEVDESVQLRIIHRGVGAVTESDVNLATVDNAIIIGFNVRPDTKARERAAREGVDIRFYSVIYNALEDIENSLKGMLKPEFEEVQSGVAEIREVFRSSKWGNIAGAIVRSGTITRNAKARVIRDGVVLADGLAIESLRRFKDDVTEVRTDFECGIGLGKYNDIQIGDEIETIELREKPRV; this is translated from the coding sequence GTGGCTGCAAAACCACGCGTACATGAAGTCGCCGCCGAGCTCGGCGTCGACAGCAAGGTCGCCCTCGCGACCTTGAAGGAGATGGGTCAGTTCGTCAAGGGCCCGTCCTCGAGCATCGAGCCGCCGGTCGCCCGGCGACTTCGGGAGGCGCTGATCGCCTCCGGTGCCGGAGCCCAAAGCTCCGGTTCCTCGACCGCCGCGCCGGCGAAGCCCGGCGCGCGTCCGGGCGCTCCCACGCCCGGCCCCAAGGCGCCGACGCCCGGTCCGCAGCAGGCCCGCCCGCAGGGCGGCGCCCGTCCGGGCCCCGCCGCGCCCGCCTCGCAGCAGGCCGCCCCGGCGCCCGCCCCGCGTTCGGAGGCGCCTCGCGCCGAGGCTCCCCGTGCCGAGGCGCCGCAGTCCGAGGCCCCGCGCCAGGATGCGCCTCGCCGTGACGGCGATGCCCCGCGTCCGTCGGGTGCGGCGAAGCCGTCGTCCGACGCCCCGCGTCCCGGTGGCCCTCGCCCCGGTGCGCCGCGTCCGGGCAACAACCCGTTCGCGAGCCAGCAGGGCATGCAGCGTCCCGGCGCTCCGCGTCCCGGCAACAACCCGTTCTCCAGCCAGCAGGGCATGCCCCGTCCTGGCGGCGGCGGCGGTGCCGGCGGTGCGATCCCGCGTCCGCCGCGTCCGGGTGCTCCCCGTCCGGGTGCGCCTCGTCCCGGTGCTCCCCGTCCGGGTGCGCCTCGTCCCGGTGCCCCCCGTCCCGGTGGGTTCCAGGGCCGTCCCGGCGGTGCCGGCGGCGGTCGCCCCGGTGGTCCCGGTGCGGGTGCCGGTGCCGGTGGCTTCCAGCGTCCGGCTGGCGGCTTCGCCGGTCGTCCCGGTGGCGGCGGTCGCGGTCGTGGTCCCGGTGGTGGAACCGCCGGTGCGTTCGGTCGCGGTGGCGGCAAGAGCAAGGCACGCAAGTCGAAGCGGACGAAGAGGGCCGAGTTCGAGCTGAGGGCCGCCCCCTCGCTCGGCGGCGTCAGCGTCCCGCGCGGCGACGGCTCGACGGTCATCCGTCTGCGTCGCGGTGCCTCGATCACCGACTTCGCCGACAAGATCGACGCCAGCCCCGGCAACCTGGTGACCGTGCTGTTCCACCTCGGTGAGATGGCCACGGCGACCGAGTCGCTCGACGAGGCCACCTTCGAGGTGCTCGGCGAGGAGCTCGGCTACAAGATCCAGATGGTCTCCCCGGAGGACGAGGACCGCGAGCTGCTCGAGGGCTTCGACATCGATCTCGACCAGGAGCTCGAGGACGAGACCGACGAGGACCTCGAGATCCGTCCGCCGGTCGTCACCGTCATGGGTCACGTCGACCACGGTAAGACGCGCCTGCTCGACGCCATCCGCAACGCGAACGTGGTGGCGGGCGAGGCCGGCGGCATCACCCAGCACATCGGTGCGTACCAGGTGGCCGTCGAGCACGATTCCGTCGAGCGCAAGATCACCTTCATCGACACCCCGGGTCACGAGGCGTTCACCGCCATGCGTGCCCGTGGTGCCCAGGTGACCGACATCGCGATCCTCGTGGTCGCGGCCGACGACGGCATCATGCCGCAGACCATCGAGGCGCTGAACCACGCGCAGGCCGCAGGCCTGCCGATCGTGGTCGCGGTGAACAAGGTCGACAAGCCGGATGCGAACCCCGCGAAGGTCCGTCAGCAGCTCACCGAGTACAACCTGGTGGCCGAGGAGTACGGCGGCGACACCATGTTCGTCGACGTGTCGGCGCGCGAGAACATCGGCATCCAGGACCTCCTGGACGCCGTGCTCCTCACGGCCGACGCAGGGCTCGACCTGCGCGCGAACCCGAACAAGGATGCGCGAGGCGTCGCCATCGAGGCGAAGCTCGACAAGGGCCGCGGCTCGGTCGCGACCGTCCTCATCCAGTCCGGGACGCTGCACGTCGGAGATGCGATCGTCGCCGGCACGGCGTACGGCCGTGTGCGTGCGATGGTCGACGAGAACGGCGAGCCCGTGGCGGAGGCGACCCCGTCGCGTCCGGTGCAGGTGCAGGGTCTGTCGAGCGTCCCGCGCGCCGGTGACACCTTCATCGTCACCGACGAGGACCGCACCGCCCGCCAGATCGCCGAGAAGCGTGAGGCTGCGGAGCGCAACGCGTCGCTGGCCAAGGCCCGCAAGCGGATCTCGCTCGAGGACTTCACCCGTGCTCTCGAGGAGGGCAAGGTCGAGGCGCTCAACCTCATCATCAAGGGCGACGTGTCCGGTGCCGTCGAGGCGCTGGAGGAGTCGCTGCTCAAGATCGAGGTCGACGAGTCGGTCCAGCTGCGGATCATCCACCGCGGTGTGGGTGCCGTCACCGAGTCCGACGTCAACCTGGCGACGGTCGACAACGCGATCATCATCGGGTTCAACGTCCGCCCCGACACGAAGGCGCGCGAGCGCGCCGCCCGTGAGGGTGTCGACATCCGCTTCTACTCGGTCATCTACAACGCGCTCGAGGACATCGAGAACTCGCTCAAGGGCATGCTCAAGCCCGAGTTCGAAGAGGTCCAGTCGGGTGTCGCGGAGATCCGCGAGGTGTTCCGCTCGTCGAAGTGGGGCAACATCGCGGGTGCGATCGTCCGCTCCGGCACGATCACCCGCAACGCCAAGGCTCGCGTCATCCGCGACGGCGTCGTGCTGGCCGACGGACTCGCGATCGAGTCGCTGCGTCGGTTCAAGGACGACGTCACCGAGGTCCGCACGGACTTCGAGTGCGGTATCGGCCTCGGCAAGTACAACGACATCCAGATCGGCGACGAGATCGAGACGATCGAGCTTCGCGAGAAGCCGCGCGTCTAG
- a CDS encoding YlxR family protein — translation MEAVRTCVGCRARAPRSSLVRFVARDLVLILDETATLPGRGAWLHPSLDCFHTAIQRRAFGRALRVQGQLESTNAETKLNGRVSTMSDD, via the coding sequence ATGGAAGCCGTCAGAACGTGCGTCGGATGTCGCGCACGCGCTCCGCGGTCCTCTCTCGTGAGGTTCGTGGCCCGGGATCTGGTGCTCATCCTCGATGAGACGGCCACCCTTCCGGGTCGGGGCGCATGGCTTCATCCCTCACTCGACTGCTTCCACACCGCGATCCAGAGACGAGCCTTCGGGCGCGCGCTCCGCGTGCAGGGCCAGCTCGAGAGCACGAACGCAGAAACCAAGCTGAACGGCAGAGTGTCCACCATGAGTGACGACTGA
- the nusA gene encoding transcription termination factor NusA: MDIDLSVLRLLEREREIPFEELVSIIEQAILTAYLKHTDRPTTVNGVAAGRVHLDRKTGHISIFVPEFDEDEVLIGEAEENPSDFGRIAAFAAKQVINQRLRDIADDHVLGEFKGREGDIVAGIVQQGPNPRMVHVDLGSIEAILPPEEQVPGEEYAHGSRLRVYVTSVTRGTKGPSITVSRTHPSLVRKLFALEVPEIASGVVEIVSLAREAGHRTKMAVRAKEPGVNAKGACIGELGQRVRAVTAELGNEKIDIVDYSDDLATFVANALSPAKVSSSFVIDASTKAVRALVPDYQLSLAIGKEGQNARLAAKLTGAKIDIQPDSILDGD; the protein is encoded by the coding sequence ATGGACATCGACCTCAGCGTCCTGCGGTTGCTGGAGCGCGAGCGCGAGATCCCCTTCGAGGAGCTCGTGTCGATCATCGAACAGGCCATCCTCACGGCGTACCTGAAGCACACGGATCGTCCCACGACCGTGAACGGCGTCGCCGCGGGCCGTGTGCACCTCGACCGCAAGACCGGGCACATCAGCATCTTCGTGCCCGAGTTCGACGAGGACGAGGTGCTGATCGGCGAGGCCGAGGAGAACCCGAGCGACTTCGGTCGCATCGCGGCGTTCGCCGCCAAGCAGGTGATCAACCAGCGGCTCCGCGACATCGCCGACGACCACGTGCTGGGCGAGTTCAAGGGTCGCGAGGGCGACATCGTCGCCGGGATCGTGCAGCAGGGCCCGAACCCGCGCATGGTGCACGTCGACCTCGGCTCGATCGAGGCGATCCTGCCGCCGGAGGAGCAGGTGCCCGGTGAGGAGTACGCGCACGGCTCCCGACTCCGCGTCTACGTGACCAGCGTGACGCGGGGGACCAAGGGGCCGTCCATCACGGTCTCCCGCACGCATCCGTCGCTGGTCCGCAAGCTCTTCGCGCTCGAGGTCCCCGAGATCGCCAGCGGCGTGGTCGAGATCGTGTCGCTGGCCCGCGAGGCGGGTCATCGCACGAAGATGGCCGTACGCGCCAAGGAGCCGGGAGTCAACGCCAAGGGCGCCTGCATCGGCGAGCTCGGTCAGCGCGTCCGCGCGGTGACCGCCGAGCTCGGCAACGAGAAGATCGACATCGTCGACTACTCCGACGACCTCGCCACCTTCGTGGCGAACGCGCTCTCTCCGGCCAAGGTCTCGAGCTCGTTCGTCATCGACGCGTCGACCAAGGCCGTCCGGGCCCTCGTGCCGGACTACCAGCTCTCGCTGGCCATCGGCAAGGAGGGCCAGAACGCCCGGCTCGCCGCCAAGCTGACCGGCGCGAAGATCGACATCCAGCCCGACTCCATCCTCGACGGCGACTGA
- a CDS encoding proline--tRNA ligase has translation MSTRLSSYFLRTLREDPSDAEVASHRLLVRAGYIRRQAPGIFAWLPLGLRVKARIEAIIREEMAAAGAFEVHFPALLPKEPYEVTGRYEEYGPGMFRLSDRKDAGYVLAPTHEEVFTLLVKDLYSSYKDLPLTIFQIQDKYRDEARPRAGLLRGREFTMKDAYSFDSSDEGLDASYQAQRDAYERIFTRLGLEYVIVQADAGAMGGSKSEEFLHPTPVGEDTFVRSPGGYAANVEAFTTVAPEPRSFEHLTPAEVLDTPDTPTIQTLVDRANEAHPRPDGRAWTAADTLKNVVLALVHLDGRRELVVVGLPGDREVDMKRAEVAFAPAEVEPATEEDFAKHPGLVKGYIGPWSAAGPVLGEESSTGIRYLTDPRVVSGSGWITGANEHGRHVFGLVAGRDFTSDGTVEVAEVKAGDPAPDGSGPVELARGMEIGHVFQLGRKYADALGLKVLDENGKLVTVTMGSYGIGVTRILAIIAELNNDDKGLIWPKTVAPFDVHVIATGKEESIWTAAEDVVAQLEAAGLDVLFDDRPKVSPGVKFGDAELIGVPTIVIVGRGVADGVVELWDRATGERTSIPLDQVAAAIG, from the coding sequence GTGTCCACACGCCTCTCCAGCTACTTCCTCCGTACGCTCCGCGAAGACCCCTCCGACGCCGAGGTCGCCAGCCACCGCCTCCTGGTGCGCGCCGGCTACATCCGCCGTCAGGCACCGGGGATCTTCGCCTGGCTGCCGCTGGGTCTGCGGGTGAAGGCCCGCATCGAGGCGATCATCCGCGAGGAGATGGCCGCCGCCGGGGCCTTCGAGGTGCACTTCCCGGCGCTCCTGCCGAAGGAGCCCTACGAGGTGACCGGACGATACGAGGAGTACGGCCCGGGGATGTTCCGGTTGAGCGACCGGAAGGACGCCGGATACGTCCTGGCGCCCACCCACGAGGAGGTCTTCACGCTCCTCGTCAAGGACCTCTACTCCAGCTACAAGGACCTCCCGCTCACGATCTTCCAGATCCAGGACAAGTACCGCGACGAGGCGCGTCCGCGCGCGGGCCTCCTGCGCGGCCGCGAGTTCACGATGAAGGACGCCTACTCGTTCGACTCCTCCGACGAGGGTCTCGACGCGTCCTACCAGGCGCAGCGCGACGCGTACGAGCGCATCTTCACGCGGCTCGGCCTGGAGTACGTCATCGTGCAGGCCGACGCCGGTGCGATGGGAGGGTCCAAGAGCGAGGAGTTCCTGCACCCGACCCCCGTGGGCGAGGACACCTTCGTGCGCTCGCCCGGAGGCTACGCCGCGAACGTCGAGGCGTTCACGACGGTGGCGCCCGAGCCCCGGTCGTTCGAGCACCTGACCCCGGCCGAGGTGCTCGACACCCCCGACACCCCCACCATCCAGACGCTGGTCGACCGGGCGAACGAGGCTCACCCGCGGCCCGACGGCAGGGCCTGGACCGCGGCCGACACGCTGAAGAACGTCGTCCTGGCCCTGGTGCACCTCGACGGACGTCGCGAGCTCGTCGTCGTCGGGCTGCCCGGTGACCGCGAGGTCGACATGAAGCGGGCCGAGGTGGCGTTCGCGCCCGCCGAGGTCGAGCCCGCCACCGAGGAGGACTTCGCGAAGCACCCCGGTCTGGTCAAGGGGTACATCGGACCCTGGTCCGCCGCCGGCCCCGTGCTCGGCGAGGAGTCGAGCACCGGCATCCGGTACCTCACCGATCCTCGTGTCGTGTCCGGGTCCGGCTGGATCACCGGCGCGAACGAGCACGGCAGGCACGTGTTCGGCCTCGTGGCGGGCCGTGACTTCACCTCCGACGGCACCGTCGAGGTGGCGGAGGTCAAGGCGGGCGACCCCGCTCCCGACGGCTCCGGCCCGGTGGAGCTCGCTCGCGGCATGGAGATCGGGCACGTCTTCCAGCTCGGCCGCAAGTACGCCGACGCCCTCGGGCTCAAGGTGCTCGACGAGAACGGGAAGCTCGTGACCGTGACCATGGGGTCGTACGGGATCGGCGTCACCCGCATCCTGGCGATCATCGCGGAGCTGAACAACGACGACAAGGGCCTGATCTGGCCCAAGACCGTCGCGCCCTTCGACGTGCACGTCATCGCGACGGGCAAGGAGGAGTCGATCTGGACCGCGGCGGAGGACGTCGTGGCGCAGCTCGAGGCGGCCGGTCTCGACGTGCTCTTCGACGACCGCCCGAAGGTCTCTCCCGGCGTGAAGTTCGGCGACGCCGAGCTGATCGGCGTGCCGACCATCGTGATCGTCGGCCGCGGTGTGGCCGACGGCGTGGTCGAGCTGTGGGATCGGGCCACGGGCGAGCGGACGAGCATCCCGCTCGATCAGGTCGCCGCCGCCATCGGGTAG
- a CDS encoding methylated-DNA--[protein]-cysteine S-methyltransferase: MQTRQIPPRTSRFDTPFGPLLVRAHDGVVHALRPWRVGDAADDDGSNRPIHDVLDAYLSGDARTLALPCEATGTPFQCSVWSAVTEIGWGELTTYAALAELIGRPGSARAVGQAVAAHPAPLVLGTHRVVASDGRLTGVDADAIVWKTALLRLEGHVVHEGRLIGAEAAGFVRVAA, translated from the coding sequence ATGCAGACACGACAGATCCCACCCCGCACCAGTCGCTTCGACACACCCTTCGGTCCTCTCCTCGTCCGGGCGCACGACGGAGTCGTCCACGCCCTGAGGCCGTGGCGGGTCGGCGACGCGGCCGACGACGACGGGAGCAACCGGCCGATCCACGACGTCCTCGACGCCTACCTCTCCGGCGACGCCCGCACGCTCGCCCTCCCGTGCGAGGCCACGGGCACGCCGTTCCAGTGCTCGGTGTGGAGCGCGGTCACCGAGATCGGATGGGGTGAGCTCACGACCTACGCCGCTCTCGCCGAGCTCATCGGGCGTCCCGGGTCGGCGCGCGCCGTCGGTCAGGCCGTGGCCGCGCATCCCGCGCCGCTCGTCCTGGGCACGCACCGCGTCGTGGCGAGCGACGGGCGTCTCACCGGCGTCGATGCGGACGCGATCGTGTGGAAGACCGCGCTGCTGCGTCTCGAGGGCCACGTCGTGCACGAGGGACGGCTGATCGGAGCGGAGGCCGCCGGGTTCGTCCGCGTGGCCGCGTGA
- a CDS encoding methylated-DNA--[protein]-cysteine S-methyltransferase: MSTAELPPFPEFPSADLGRVASGAARTRPPRAPEVRHRGVLESPLGRVEVVSNGRAITGVAIETAGRLPHDGHPVSRSDLIDEAVAQIEAYFAGTRRRFELPVRPAVSDFQRSVLDALADVEWGRHTTYGALAEAIGRPAACRAVGRAIGQNPVPLLVPCHRVLSSTGSLTGYSQGDGDVTKAWLLDGEGIAFRWPPTRRRPAPVSL; encoded by the coding sequence ATGTCGACCGCCGAGCTGCCCCCGTTCCCCGAGTTCCCGTCGGCAGACCTCGGCCGGGTGGCGTCCGGCGCCGCCCGGACGCGGCCGCCCCGCGCACCCGAGGTGCGGCATCGCGGAGTCCTCGAGTCGCCGCTCGGGCGGGTGGAGGTGGTGAGCAACGGTCGGGCCATCACCGGCGTCGCCATCGAGACGGCGGGGCGACTCCCGCACGACGGCCATCCGGTCTCCCGGTCCGATCTGATCGACGAGGCCGTCGCGCAGATCGAGGCGTACTTCGCGGGCACCCGGCGTCGGTTCGAGCTCCCCGTGCGCCCGGCCGTGAGCGACTTCCAGCGTTCCGTGCTCGACGCGCTCGCCGACGTCGAGTGGGGACGGCACACGACGTACGGCGCTCTCGCCGAGGCCATCGGCCGACCGGCCGCGTGCCGAGCGGTCGGGAGGGCGATCGGGCAGAACCCGGTCCCCCTCCTCGTGCCGTGCCATCGGGTGCTGTCGTCGACGGGGAGCCTGACGGGCTACTCCCAGGGCGACGGCGACGTCACGAAGGCGTGGCTCCTGGACGGCGAGGGCATCGCCTTCCGCTGGCCCCCGACGCGCCGCCGCCCCGCCCCCGTCAGCCTGTAA
- a CDS encoding YaaA family protein — protein MLIVLPPSETKVDGGEGAPLDLALLSFPRLTRPRRSLVAAVRRLARRPEEMAAALKLGPRLAFEIDRNRALATSPTMPALGRYTGVLYDALDAASLPSAALDFAAGHLAIHSALFGLVGAADPIPAYRLSHDSKLEPTIKSVWGSTIARELGERPGLVLDLRSEGYVALGTASGNADAHYLHVVSEGPDGVKRALNHFNKKGKGEFARALLTQGEDFASIPALLDWATATGFRLTSRPDGSLELVV, from the coding sequence ATGCTGATCGTGCTCCCACCGTCGGAGACCAAGGTGGACGGGGGAGAGGGGGCGCCCCTCGACCTCGCCCTGCTCTCGTTCCCGCGTCTGACCCGGCCGCGACGGTCGCTGGTCGCAGCGGTGCGGCGCCTTGCCCGCCGACCGGAGGAGATGGCGGCCGCCCTGAAGCTGGGCCCTCGTCTCGCGTTCGAGATCGACCGCAATCGGGCGCTGGCGACCTCCCCGACGATGCCCGCGCTCGGGCGCTACACCGGGGTCCTCTACGACGCTCTCGACGCGGCGTCGCTGCCGAGCGCGGCGCTCGACTTCGCAGCCGGGCACCTCGCGATCCACTCGGCGCTCTTCGGTCTGGTCGGTGCGGCCGATCCGATCCCCGCCTACCGGCTCTCGCATGACTCGAAGCTGGAGCCGACCATCAAGTCGGTCTGGGGTTCGACGATCGCTCGCGAGCTCGGCGAGCGACCCGGGCTCGTCCTCGATCTGCGGTCGGAGGGGTACGTCGCGCTGGGGACCGCGAGCGGCAACGCCGACGCGCACTACCTCCACGTGGTGAGCGAGGGGCCGGACGGCGTCAAGCGCGCCCTCAATCACTTCAACAAGAAGGGCAAGGGGGAGTTCGCACGCGCGCTCCTCACCCAGGGCGAGGACTTCGCCTCGATCCCCGCCCTCCTCGACTGGGCCACGGCCACCGGCTTCCGCCTGACCTCCCGCCCGGACGGCTCCCTGGAGCTCGTCGTCTGA
- a CDS encoding F0F1 ATP synthase subunit epsilon, producing MANPLAVTVVAADREIWKGEASMVVAKTVEGEIGILAGHEPMLAILASGEVRVNASSGERIVARADDGFLSVENDTVTVVARDAELIR from the coding sequence ATGGCGAACCCGCTTGCCGTCACCGTCGTCGCCGCCGATCGCGAGATCTGGAAGGGCGAGGCCTCGATGGTCGTCGCGAAGACCGTCGAGGGCGAGATCGGCATCCTCGCCGGTCACGAGCCGATGCTCGCGATCCTGGCCTCGGGTGAGGTGCGCGTGAACGCCTCGAGCGGCGAGCGCATCGTGGCCCGAGCGGATGACGGGTTCCTGTCGGTCGAGAACGACACGGTCACCGTGGTCGCCCGCGACGCGGAGCTCATCCGCTAG